The following proteins are encoded in a genomic region of Tuberibacillus sp. Marseille-P3662:
- the atpD gene encoding F0F1 ATP synthase subunit beta gives MSKGYITQVMGPVVDVKFDDGHMPELNNALTINQAAQGSDDTGIQLTLEVALHLGNDTVRTIAMSSTDGVTRGTAVEDTGGPISVPVGEETLGRVFNVLGEAIDLKDEIPEKAQRNSIHREAPTFEDLSTGTEVLETGIKVIDLLAPYVKGGKIGLFGGAGVGKTVLIQELINNIAQEHGGISVFAGVGERTREGNDLYHEMSDSGVISKTAMVFGQMNEPPGARMRVALSGLTMAEHFRDEEGQDVLLFIDNIFRFTQAGMEVSALLGRLPSAVGYQPTLATEMGQLQERITSTKKGSITSIQAIYVPADDYTDPAPATTFAHLDATTNLERSLSQMGIYPAVDPLASTSRALAPENVGEEHYDVARRVQETLQKYNDLQDIIAILGMDELSDDDKLVVHRARRIQFFLSQNFHVAEQFTGQPGSYVPLKETVKGFKEILDGKHDDIPEDAFRLVGRIEEVVENAKKLEQNA, from the coding sequence ATGAGTAAGGGTTATATTACTCAGGTTATGGGTCCCGTTGTCGATGTTAAATTTGACGATGGCCATATGCCTGAACTTAACAATGCTCTAACGATTAACCAAGCGGCCCAAGGCTCAGATGATACGGGCATCCAATTAACGTTGGAAGTTGCTCTTCACCTAGGCAATGATACTGTCCGTACGATTGCAATGTCTTCCACTGATGGTGTTACTCGCGGGACGGCTGTTGAAGACACGGGTGGCCCTATTTCGGTTCCTGTTGGTGAAGAAACCCTTGGGCGTGTCTTTAACGTACTAGGTGAAGCTATTGATTTGAAGGATGAAATCCCTGAGAAGGCTCAGCGTAATTCCATTCACCGCGAAGCACCAACATTTGAAGATCTATCCACAGGTACCGAGGTTTTAGAGACCGGTATTAAAGTTATCGACCTTTTAGCCCCTTACGTTAAGGGTGGTAAAATCGGTTTGTTTGGCGGTGCCGGTGTTGGAAAAACCGTGCTTATTCAAGAATTGATTAACAATATTGCACAAGAACATGGTGGTATTTCCGTATTTGCTGGTGTTGGAGAACGGACACGTGAAGGGAATGACCTTTATCATGAAATGAGTGACTCCGGTGTTATCAGCAAAACAGCGATGGTGTTCGGACAAATGAACGAACCGCCGGGTGCCCGTATGCGTGTCGCCCTTTCCGGCTTAACGATGGCTGAACACTTCCGTGATGAAGAAGGACAAGACGTGCTTCTCTTTATTGATAATATTTTCCGTTTCACTCAAGCGGGTATGGAAGTTTCCGCATTGCTTGGTCGCCTGCCTTCTGCCGTTGGTTATCAACCAACGTTGGCAACAGAAATGGGACAGCTGCAAGAGCGGATTACATCGACGAAAAAAGGATCGATTACATCCATTCAAGCGATTTATGTCCCAGCTGATGACTATACGGACCCTGCCCCTGCAACCACGTTTGCGCACTTAGATGCGACAACTAACCTTGAACGTAGTTTGTCGCAAATGGGGATTTATCCGGCCGTTGACCCACTGGCATCGACATCTCGGGCACTTGCACCTGAAAATGTGGGTGAAGAGCATTACGATGTGGCACGTCGTGTTCAAGAAACCTTGCAAAAATATAATGACTTGCAGGACATTATTGCGATCTTAGGTATGGATGAACTGTCAGATGACGACAAACTCGTTGTTCACCGTGCCCGTCGAATTCAGTTCTTCTTGTCACAAAACTTCCATGTTGCCGAACAGTTTACAGGTCAACCGGGTTCCTATGTACCATTAAAGGAAACGGTTAAAGGCTTTAAAGAGATTCTGGATGGCAAGCATGATGATATACCTGAAGATGCGTTCCGTCTTGTTGGTCGCATTGAAGAAGTTGTAGAAAATGCTAAAAAATTGGAACAAAATGCGTAA
- a CDS encoding F0F1 ATP synthase subunit epsilon yields MNMIQTNIVTPDGKVYEGDIHMVSLRAVTGEMGILPNHIPTVVPLEINAVRLKHMGKTQVVAVNGGFVEVGKESVNILAESAELKEDIDIERAQKAKQDAEQQLSGLEKGTAKYETILKDLKRAENRLEITKQ; encoded by the coding sequence ATGAATATGATTCAGACAAACATTGTAACGCCGGACGGCAAAGTATACGAAGGTGACATTCATATGGTCAGCTTGCGAGCGGTGACAGGGGAAATGGGGATATTACCTAATCATATTCCGACGGTTGTCCCGCTAGAAATCAATGCTGTTCGGCTGAAACACATGGGTAAAACCCAGGTTGTTGCTGTTAATGGCGGTTTTGTTGAGGTGGGTAAGGAAAGTGTCAATATTTTAGCTGAATCCGCAGAACTCAAAGAAGATATTGATATCGAACGTGCCCAGAAGGCCAAGCAGGACGCTGAACAACAGTTATCCGGCTTAGAAAAAGGAACTGCTAAGTACGAGACAATCTTAAAAGATCTCAAACGGGCGGAAAATCGCTTGGAGATCACTAAACAATAG